A genomic window from Chanodichthys erythropterus isolate Z2021 chromosome 1, ASM2448905v1, whole genome shotgun sequence includes:
- the gabrp gene encoding gamma-aminobutyric acid receptor subunit pi: MICITDLHSHCSSVSHYHRMLFHLLFWTSLFLLITNGERGFYGNQYGEWNDSQLQPTIQKLMKGYNRYLRPNFNEGPVEIGMSLDIASIDAISEINMDYTATIFLRQRWRDSRLIFPGNESLSLDGRLVSLLWIPDTFIPDSKRSFLHDVTVENRLIRIFSNGTVLYALRITATIACNMDLTKYPMDRQECTLQLESWGYNLQDVVFYWTRGNDSVKGLDTLRLAQYSVESYYTMVSEAVYETGSYPKLVLYFALRRNVLFFILETYVPSTLLVVLSWVSFWISQSSVPARTCIGVTTVLTMTTLMMGARTSLPNANCFIKAIDVYLGICFTFIFGALLEYACAHFCTMQHQTIVDVQRELLKEFEESNGTTHLVNSMSPKKMKTEESIQQETPEQSVACEENEAMDKKKEKVCSLSSVKQMSRRAASMMSIENPNNIDRHSRILFPMAFLLVNIFYWLYYLLF; the protein is encoded by the exons ATGATTTGCATCACAGACCTCCACAG CCACTGCTCATCTGTATCACATTATCACAGAATGCTGTTCCATCTTCTGTTCTGGACGAGTCTGTTTCTGTTAATTACAAACGG TGAAAGAGGATTCTACGGAAATCAGTACGGCGAGTGGAATGATTCGCAACTGCAGCCCACCATACAGAAGCTGATGAAAGGCTACAATCGATACCTAAGGCCAAACTTTAACG AGGGGCCTGTTGAAATTGGAATGAGTTTGGATATTGCCAGTATTGATGCCATCTCTGAGATTAACATG GACTACACAGCCACTATTTTCCTAAGACAACGATGGCGAGATTCCCGACTGATATTCCCTGGAAATGAAAGTCTGAGTCTGGACGGACGGCTGGTTTCTTTGCTGTGGATCCCCGATACGTTCATCCCTGATTCTAAGCGTTCCTTCCTCCATGATGTCACTGTGGAGAACCGTCTGATCCGCATCTTTAGCAATGGCACTGTGCTCTATGCTCTCCG CATAACAGCAACCATCGCCTGCAACATGGACCTCACCAAGTATCCTATGGATAGACAAGAGTGTACTTTGCAATTAGAAAGCT GGGGCTATAATTTACAGGATGTGGTGTTTTACTGGACCCGAGGGAATGACTCAGTGAAGGGGTTAGATACGCTGCGTCTGGCCCAATACAGTGTAGAGAGCTACTACACAATGGTATCTGAAGCGGTGTATGAAACAG GTTCTTACCCGAAGCTAGTGCTCTACTTCGCTTTGCGTAGAAATGTGCTGTTCTTCATTCTGGAGACATATGTGCCCTCAACATTGCTGGTGGTTCTGTCATGGGTGTCTTTCTGGATCAGTCAGTCCTCAGTACCAGCTCGCACCTGCATCG GGGTGACCACTGTTCTTACCATGACCACACTAATGATGGGTGCCAGGACCTCGCTTCCCAATGCCAACTGCTTCATTAAGGCTATCGACGTCTATCTTGGCATCTGTTTCACCTTCATCTTTGGTGCTCTGCTGGAATATGCCTGTGCTCATTTCTGCACCATGCAACACCAGACCATTGTAGATGTGCAAAGG GAACTACTCAAAGAATTCGAGGAGTCAAATGGTACGACTCACTTGGTCAATTCAATGTCACCCAAAAAGATGAAGACGGAAGAGTCCATTCAGCAGGAGACACCTGAGCAATCTGTTGCATGTGAAGAGAATGAGGCCATGGACAAGAAGAAAGAGAAGGTGTGCAGTTTGTCCTCTGTAAAGCAAATGTCTCGCCGAGCAGCATCCATGATGAGTATCGAGAATCCAAACAACATTGACAGACACTCACGAATACTGTTCCCTATGGCATTTCTCCTCGTCAATATCTTCTACTGGCTCTACTACCTTTTATTCTAA
- the pttg1 gene encoding securin: MDAMIYLDQENGRLTTPAIKSRQNRLHSAPDQCLRTPLTGKPRLGAPLQSSRKALGVINKVVATPAASHKAEEKTKPAEAKCKVLVQPAGEELPEIEKCFPYNPSEFETLSVPDEVYLSRFSLAGLVKPTWPAASPVEELIMDPCLPLSPVKMPSAVGYADEMEAFLQTINELTVDLPPESEL; this comes from the exons ATGGACGCCATGATTTACCTGGATCAGGAGAACGGCAGACTGACCACTCCAGCCATCAAATCTCGCCAGAACAGACTGCACTCAGCTCCAG ATCAGTGCTTGAGAACACCTCTGACAGGAAAGCCTCGTCTCGGAGCTCCTCTGCAATCCAGCCGAAAAGCTTTGGGAGTCATAAATAAGGTTGTTGCCACTCCAGCAGCTTCTCATAAAGCAGAGGAGAAGACTAAACCTGCCGAAGCCAAG TGTAAGGTGCTTGTTCAGCCTGCTGGTGAGGAGTTGCCAGAGATTGAGAAGTGCTTCCCATACAATCCAAGCG AGTTTGAGACCTTGAGTGTTCCAGATGAAGTGTACCTCAGTCGTTTCTCTCTGGCTGGTTTGGTTAAACCGACTTGGCCGGCTGCTTCACCTGTGGAAGAGCTTATTATGGATCCGTGTTTGCCACTCTCACCTGTAAAGATGCCCAGTG CAGTGGGATATGCTGATGAAATGGAGGCCTTCCTACAGACGATAAATGAGCTGACCGTTGACTTGCCCCCTGAGAGTGAATTGTAa